One part of the Haliotis asinina isolate JCU_RB_2024 chromosome 2, JCU_Hal_asi_v2, whole genome shotgun sequence genome encodes these proteins:
- the LOC137272479 gene encoding uncharacterized protein, protein MEDRSTSATTATTALQGRNENHGHDTEGEVMAISSTTTTVTSTLQGGIQVGNHNNIIYRNCAITNITNITHTTNKCKDCHPAEEHDVSEDTSPDMRPSSSVHTTTRVRLFDCQGRELELGDIVDTDRIDGIYAGDGMIIGVDRKTRKIVHEPIKVEEPFSSAPGRSPVYSRVQVIQRAKGKVGQRYTYRPVDFVVWCLIGLTWKTWFAHIRLLDPKHDTICLRHMNADY, encoded by the exons ATGGAGGACAGATCGACGTCAGCGACGACAGCGACGACCGCTCTACAGGGACGCAATGAAAACCATGGACATGAT ACTGAAGGTGAAGTCATGGCAATCAGCTCGACGACAACGACAGTTACGTCCACGCTGCAGGGAGGAATACAGGTTGGCAACCACAACAACATCATATACAGAAACTGCGCCATCACcaacatcaccaacatcacTCACACCACCAACAAATGCAAAGACTGCCATCCAGCCGAGGAACATGATGTGTCGGAAG ATACATCACCTGACATGAGGCCAAGTTCCTCTGTACACACGACCACCAGAGTGAGGCTTTTTGATTGTCAAGGGAGAGAACTTGAGCTGGGGGACATCGTGGACACTGACAGAATTGACGGTATCTACGCAG GAGACGGGATGATCATAGGAGTGGATAGGAAGACTCGGAAGATCGTCCATGAACCAATAAAAGTTGAGGAACCTTTCTCATCGGCTCCAGG ACGGAGTCCTGTGTACAGTCGGGTACAGGTTATACAGAGAGCCAAGGGGAAGGTCGGTCAGAGGTATACTTATAGACCAGTGGACTTCGTGGTCTGGTGTCTCATAGGCCTGACATGGAAAACG TGGTTTGCACACATACGACTGTTGGATCCTAAACATGATACAATATGTCTGCGACATATGAATGCCGACTACTGA